A section of the Orenia marismortui DSM 5156 genome encodes:
- a CDS encoding retropepsin-like aspartic protease, whose translation MNIEITYRGKSKIIDNIVVDTGASNSLISQEEVDEIGIRISKDDKIVTFYGIGGTEHAFIKTIDEVKIGELKLNNFSIDFTLLPYEDINGLLGIDILIEGGFIIDLDILKIDRKD comes from the coding sequence TTGAATATAGAAATTACTTATAGAGGTAAATCAAAAATTATTGATAATATAGTAGTAGATACGGGTGCATCAAACTCTTTAATTTCACAAGAAGAAGTAGATGAGATAGGAATAAGAATTAGTAAAGATGATAAAATTGTAACTTTTTATGGAATTGGTGGAACTGAACATGCATTTATAAAGACGATTGATGAGGTTAAGATAGGTGAGCTTAAATTAAATAACTTTTCAATAGATTTTACTCTGTTGCCTTATGAAGATATTAATGGGTTACTAGGAATAGACATATTAATTGAGGGGGGATTTATAATTGATTTAGATATATTAAAAATAGACAGGAAAGATTGA
- a CDS encoding type II toxin-antitoxin system Phd/YefM family antitoxin — protein sequence MATLSVNRENMISSTEVVRNFSKVLDKSKESPVFIMRNNDIEGIMMDIEEYEMLLEKIEYLENKLEDAYIAKELKGRKEGFDLKDAVKEEEIMDLLD from the coding sequence ATGGCTACTTTGAGTGTGAATCGTGAGAATATGATTTCTTCTACAGAGGTTGTACGTAATTTTAGCAAAGTTTTAGATAAGTCTAAAGAATCTCCAGTATTTATTATGAGAAATAATGATATTGAAGGGATAATGATGGATATAGAAGAATATGAGATGTTATTAGAAAAGATAGAGTATTTAGAAAATAAATTGGAAGATGCATATATAGCTAAAGAACTTAAAGGAAGAAAAGAAGGATTTGATTTGAAAGATGCAGTAAAAGAGGAGGAAATCATGGATTTATTAGATTGA
- a CDS encoding outer membrane protein assembly factor BamB family protein encodes MFLYEKKFLLLGLCLFVLITFVGCSDSDTENLSKEFTITTKVVEGLGEIKVIPEQETYKKGTEVTIKANRYIISDIVASYKFSHWTGSSSGKESEQTSPITSDMEIGAVFISTEIEENKWIFNTDDDIKSSPAIGEDGTVYVGSNDGNLYAINPDGTEKWKFTSELSDEIITSSPAIGEDGTIYIGSQLDLYAINSDGTKKWRLNTLSTLHSTPAIASDGTIYVGSTRGELYQINPNGNEEWKFILPWQTGSSPVIGEDGTVYIGGLGPDNLKIGYIYAFEGTGSGLANSSWPMFGNNIRHTGKKGN; translated from the coding sequence ATGTTTTTATATGAAAAGAAGTTTTTATTATTAGGGTTGTGTTTATTTGTATTAATTACTTTTGTAGGATGTTCCGATTCAGATACAGAAAATTTATCTAAAGAATTTACAATAACAACTAAAGTAGTGGAAGGTTTAGGGGAAATAAAAGTTATTCCAGAACAAGAAACATATAAAAAAGGAACAGAAGTAACTATAAAAGCTAATAGATATATTATATCAGATATTGTAGCCTCTTATAAATTTAGTCATTGGACAGGAAGCTCATCTGGAAAGGAAAGTGAACAGACTTCCCCAATAACTAGTGATATGGAAATAGGGGCTGTTTTTATTTCAACAGAAATTGAAGAAAATAAATGGATTTTTAATACTGATGATGATATAAAATCAAGTCCGGCGATAGGAGAAGATGGTACTGTTTATGTTGGCAGTAATGATGGTAATTTATATGCAATAAATCCAGATGGGACAGAAAAGTGGAAGTTTACAAGTGAACTTTCAGATGAAATAATAACATCAAGTCCAGCAATAGGAGAAGATGGTACTATTTATATTGGCAGTCAACTAGACTTATATGCAATTAATTCAGACGGGACAAAAAAATGGAGATTAAACACTTTGAGCACATTACATTCAACCCCAGCAATTGCTTCAGATGGCACAATTTATGTTGGTAGTACAAGAGGAGAATTATATCAAATTAATCCAAATGGAAATGAAGAATGGAAATTTATACTTCCTTGGCAAACAGGTTCTAGTCCAGTAATAGGTGAGGATGGAACAGTTTATATTGGTGGTTTAGGACCAGATAATTTAAAAATTGGTTATATATATGCCTTTGAAGGAACTGGTTCAGGTTTAGCAAATAGTTCATGGCCTATGTTCGGAAATAATATAAGACATACAGGGAAAAAAGGTAACTAG
- a CDS encoding type II toxin-antitoxin system RelE family toxin — protein MEIVFHPEVKEDIKDLDGNIKNRLKKTLKKIKRAPRLGKPLGNQGNIDLSNCLKMYFYKKKYRVVYEILDEEKIMIWSIGKREAEVVYFSAYKRILQNEGRN, from the coding sequence ATGGAAATAGTGTTTCATCCTGAGGTTAAAGAGGATATAAAAGATTTAGATGGGAATATAAAAAATAGATTAAAAAAGACATTGAAAAAAATAAAAAGGGCACCAAGATTAGGCAAACCTTTAGGAAACCAAGGGAATATAGATTTATCTAATTGTTTGAAAATGTATTTTTATAAAAAGAAATATAGAGTTGTATATGAAATTTTAGATGAAGAAAAGATTATGATTTGGTCTATTGGAAAGAGAGAGGCAGAAGTTGTATATTTCAGTGCTTATAAAAGAATATTGCAAAATGAAGGGAGAAATTAG
- a CDS encoding Rpn family recombination-promoting nuclease/putative transposase, translating to MKREILDPKVDFVFKQIFGSEKHPEILIAFLNSVFGTKGTEEEIVSVKIENTDVDKDWENDKFSRLDIKATANNNTKVNIEIQLKNQYNMKRRTLYYWSKLFESQMEEGDPYQKLQKTVTINILNFNYLRENNRYHNTYLLKERETNEVLTDLQEIHFIELPKLNADRFKNIDEVESKRDEDNLIPWALFLKNPDSEVIKMLEERIKELKEAAEMLELLSHDKKARELYESRQKAIHDQVTNIIGATQEAREEGKKEGMKLGEEKGIEKGRMKEKIETAKNLLSMGLDIEKVVKATSLNKEEVEKLK from the coding sequence ATGAAAAGAGAAATTTTAGACCCAAAAGTTGATTTTGTATTTAAACAGATATTTGGCTCGGAAAAGCATCCAGAGATTTTGATTGCATTTCTAAATAGTGTATTTGGAACCAAGGGAACTGAAGAGGAAATTGTAAGTGTAAAGATAGAAAATACAGATGTGGATAAAGATTGGGAAAATGATAAGTTTTCTCGCTTAGATATTAAAGCAACTGCTAATAACAATACTAAGGTAAACATAGAAATTCAGTTAAAAAATCAATATAATATGAAAAGAAGAACATTATATTATTGGAGTAAGTTGTTTGAGTCTCAGATGGAAGAAGGAGATCCGTATCAGAAACTTCAAAAAACTGTAACAATAAATATTTTGAATTTTAATTATTTAAGAGAGAATAATAGGTATCATAATACTTATTTATTAAAAGAAAGAGAGACTAATGAGGTATTAACTGATTTGCAAGAAATTCATTTTATAGAGTTGCCAAAATTAAATGCAGATAGGTTTAAAAACATTGATGAGGTGGAAAGTAAGAGAGATGAGGATAACTTAATTCCTTGGGCACTATTTTTGAAAAATCCTGATAGCGAGGTGATAAAAATGCTTGAGGAAAGAATAAAAGAGTTGAAAGAAGCAGCAGAAATGTTAGAATTATTAAGTCATGATAAAAAAGCTAGAGAGTTATATGAGAGTCGTCAAAAGGCAATTCATGACCAAGTTACTAATATAATAGGTGCTACACAAGAAGCAAGAGAAGAAGGAAAAAAAGAAGGAATGAAATTAGGAGAAGAAAAAGGAATAGAAAAAGGAAGAATGAAAGAGAAAATTGAAACTGCTAAAAATTTATTAAGCATGGGATTAGATATAGAAAAAGTAGTTAAGGCAACCAGTTTAAATAAAGAAGAGGTAGAAAAATTGAAATAA